The following proteins come from a genomic window of Rissa tridactyla isolate bRisTri1 chromosome 11, bRisTri1.patW.cur.20221130, whole genome shotgun sequence:
- the LOC128916153 gene encoding histidine--tRNA ligase, cytoplasmic isoform X1, translated as MADEAAVRAQAEAVRRLKQDKADPDEIAKEVAKLLEMKAQLGGDEGKHKFVLKTPKGTRDYSPKQMAIRERVFNAIITCFKRHGAEVIDTPVFELKETLTGKYGEDSKLIYDLKDQGGELLSLRYDLTVPFARYLAMNKITNIKRYHIAKVYRRDNPAMTRGRYREFYQCDFDIAGQFDPMIPDAECLKIVHEILSDLQLGDFLIKVNDRRILDGMFAVCGVPDSKFRTICSSVDKLDKMPWEEVRSEMVGEKGLSPEAADRIGEYVQLHGGLDLIERLLQDPKLSQNKLAKEGLGDMKLLFEYLTLFGITGKISFDLSLARGLDYYTGVIFEAVLLQQENDHVEEPVSVGSVAGGGRYDGLVGMFDPKGRKVPCVGVSIGIERIFSILEQRVEASEEKIRTTETQVLVASAQKKLLEERLKLISELWDAGIKAEVLYKKNPKLLNQLQYCEETGIPLVAIVGEQELKDGVVKLRVVATREEEFLRHPTVPFLAPCSFLEL; from the exons ATTGCGAAGGAGGTGGCAAAACTGCTGGAGATGAAGGCGCAGCTTGGGGGAGATGAGGGGAAACACAAGTTTGTGCTCAAGACCCCAAAG GGCACGCGGGACTACAGCCCCAAGCAAATGGCCATTCGCGAGAGAGTCTTCAATGCGATCATCACCTGCTTCAAGCGCCATGGAGCAGAAGTCATTGATACTCCAGTGTTTGAGCTGAAG GAGACGCTGACGGGGAAATACGGTGAAGACTCGAAGCTCATCTACGATCTGAAAGATCAAGGAGGAGAGCTGCTGTCCCTGCGCTATGACCTGACA GTGCCCTTCGCTCGCTATTTGGCGATGAACAAGATCACCAACATCAAGCGCTATCACATCGCTAAGGTCTACAGGCGGGACAATCCGGCCATGACCAGGGGCCGCTACAGGGAGTTCTACCAGTGT GATTTTGACATCGCTGGCCAGTTTGACCCGATGATTCCCGATGCTGAGTGCCTGAAGATTGTGCATGAGATCCTGAGTGATCTGCAGCTTGGGGACTTTCTCATTAAG gtcAACGATCGACGCATCCTTGATGGGATGTTTGCAGTTTGCGGTGTCCCAGACAGCAAGTTCCGAACGATCTGCTCCAGCGTTGACAAACTGGATAAG ATGCCGTGGGAAGAAGTGAGGAGTGAGATGGTAGGAGAGAAGGGGCTCTCTCCCGAGGCTGCGGATCGCATTGGGGAGTATGTCCAGCTTCATG GTGGCCTGGACCTGATTGAGCGGCTTCTGCAGGACCCCAAGCTGTCCCAGAACAAGCTGGCcaaggaggggctgggggacatgaaGCTGCTGTTTGAGTACCTGACCCTGTTTGGCATCACAGGGAAG ATCTCTTTCGacctgagcctggcgcggggtcTGGACTATTACACGGGGGTGATCTTTGaggctgtcctgctgcagcaggagaacgACCACGTGGAGGAGCCGGTCAGCGTTGGGAGCGTGGCTGGAGGCGGTCGCTACGACGGGCTGGTGGGGATGTTTGATCCCAAGGGACGGAAGGTGCCCTGTGTGGGGGTCAGCATTGGGATCGAGCGGATCTTCTCCATCCTAGAGCAGAGGGTGGAG GCCTCTGAGGAAAAGATCAGGACAACGGAGACACAGGTGCTGGTGGCCTCCGCCCAAAAGAAGCTCCTTGAAGAACGGCTGAAGCTCATCTCTGAGCTGTGGGATGCCGGAATCAAG GCGGAAGTGCTGTACAAGAAGAACCCCAAGCTGCTGAATCAGCTGCAGTACTGCGAGGAGACGGGCATCCCCCTCGTTGCCATCGTGGGTGAGCAGGAGCTCAAGGATGGAGTCGTCAAGCTGCGGGTCGTGGCAACCAGGGAGGAG GAATTTCTGCGGCACCCCACGGTCCCGTTCCTCGCCCCGTGCAGTTTCCTGGAGCTGTAG
- the LOC128916153 gene encoding histidine--tRNA ligase, cytoplasmic isoform X2: MADEAAVRAQAEAVRRLKQDKADPDEIAKEVAKLLEMKAQLGGDEGKHKFVLKTPKGTRDYSPKQMAIRERVFNAIITCFKRHGAEVIDTPVFELKETLTGKYGEDSKLIYDLKDQGGELLSLRYDLTVPFARYLAMNKITNIKRYHIAKVYRRDNPAMTRGRYREFYQCDFDIAGQFDPMIPDAECLKIVHEILSDLQLGDFLIKVNDRRILDGMFAVCGVPDSKFRTICSSVDKLDKMPWEEVRSEMVGEKGLSPEAADRIGEYVQLHGGLDLIERLLQDPKLSQNKLAKEGLGDMKLLFEYLTLFGITGKISFDLSLARGLDYYTGVIFEAVLLQQENDHVEEPVSVGSVAGGGRYDGLVGMFDPKGRKVPCVGVSIGIERIFSILEQRVEASEEKIRTTETQVLVASAQKKLLEERLKLISELWDAGIKAEVLYKKNPKLLNQLQYCEETGIPLVAIVGEQELKDGVVKLRVVATREEVNVRRESLVEEIRMRTSQP, encoded by the exons ATTGCGAAGGAGGTGGCAAAACTGCTGGAGATGAAGGCGCAGCTTGGGGGAGATGAGGGGAAACACAAGTTTGTGCTCAAGACCCCAAAG GGCACGCGGGACTACAGCCCCAAGCAAATGGCCATTCGCGAGAGAGTCTTCAATGCGATCATCACCTGCTTCAAGCGCCATGGAGCAGAAGTCATTGATACTCCAGTGTTTGAGCTGAAG GAGACGCTGACGGGGAAATACGGTGAAGACTCGAAGCTCATCTACGATCTGAAAGATCAAGGAGGAGAGCTGCTGTCCCTGCGCTATGACCTGACA GTGCCCTTCGCTCGCTATTTGGCGATGAACAAGATCACCAACATCAAGCGCTATCACATCGCTAAGGTCTACAGGCGGGACAATCCGGCCATGACCAGGGGCCGCTACAGGGAGTTCTACCAGTGT GATTTTGACATCGCTGGCCAGTTTGACCCGATGATTCCCGATGCTGAGTGCCTGAAGATTGTGCATGAGATCCTGAGTGATCTGCAGCTTGGGGACTTTCTCATTAAG gtcAACGATCGACGCATCCTTGATGGGATGTTTGCAGTTTGCGGTGTCCCAGACAGCAAGTTCCGAACGATCTGCTCCAGCGTTGACAAACTGGATAAG ATGCCGTGGGAAGAAGTGAGGAGTGAGATGGTAGGAGAGAAGGGGCTCTCTCCCGAGGCTGCGGATCGCATTGGGGAGTATGTCCAGCTTCATG GTGGCCTGGACCTGATTGAGCGGCTTCTGCAGGACCCCAAGCTGTCCCAGAACAAGCTGGCcaaggaggggctgggggacatgaaGCTGCTGTTTGAGTACCTGACCCTGTTTGGCATCACAGGGAAG ATCTCTTTCGacctgagcctggcgcggggtcTGGACTATTACACGGGGGTGATCTTTGaggctgtcctgctgcagcaggagaacgACCACGTGGAGGAGCCGGTCAGCGTTGGGAGCGTGGCTGGAGGCGGTCGCTACGACGGGCTGGTGGGGATGTTTGATCCCAAGGGACGGAAGGTGCCCTGTGTGGGGGTCAGCATTGGGATCGAGCGGATCTTCTCCATCCTAGAGCAGAGGGTGGAG GCCTCTGAGGAAAAGATCAGGACAACGGAGACACAGGTGCTGGTGGCCTCCGCCCAAAAGAAGCTCCTTGAAGAACGGCTGAAGCTCATCTCTGAGCTGTGGGATGCCGGAATCAAG GCGGAAGTGCTGTACAAGAAGAACCCCAAGCTGCTGAATCAGCTGCAGTACTGCGAGGAGACGGGCATCCCCCTCGTTGCCATCGTGGGTGAGCAGGAGCTCAAGGATGGAGTCGTCAAGCTGCGGGTCGTGGCAACCAGGGAGGAG GTCAACGTTCGCAGGGAGAGCCTGGTGGAGGAGATCAGGATGCGAACGAGCCAGCCTTAA
- the DND1 gene encoding dead end protein homolog 1 isoform X1 codes for MWTNSINQANKMALLTWTKETGIDLVQVNGQRRYGAPPPGWVGDPPPAGTEVFIGKLPQDMYENVLIPLFQSVGKLYEFRLMMTFSGLNRGFAYAKYSNRRGAKEAIAAFNNYEVQQGCAIVVCKSTEKCELSMDGLAASVSRRELEAVLRQVTEGFLSITLYASPCKKRAQLAVLRYSSHQAAAMAKKTLMEGSTRLSGLEVRVDWLNPSLKQKLQSGEEKPPSSRVQGGKRLGVPKPAPLPPVLRDALDCLNALCQRRYLGAPLFLTKCIQANPNGWLRFWCRVVIPGCPVPFSGFTWVRPAGPGRSGHEEAKVAVALQVLRLLGESLQGVRANPLPFPKSWSFSWEREAAVRLGLGGGTQPGRAESLSPLAPPPPPPVWPRWL; via the exons ATGTGGACCAACAGCATCAACCAGGCCAATAAGATGGCGCTGCTTACCTGGACAAAAGAAACCGGCATCGACCTGGTGCAGGTCAATGGGCAGAGGCGAtacggtgccccccccccag GCTGGGTGGGCGACCCGCCGCCGGCCGGCACAGAGGTGTTCATCGGGAAGCTGCCGCAGGACATGTACGAGAACGTGTTGATCCCGCTCTTCCAGAGCGTGGGGAAGCTCTACGAGTTTCGCCTCATGATGACCTTCAGTGGGCTCAACCGGGGCTTTGCCTACGCCAAGTACAGCaaccggcgcggcgccaaggagGCCATTGCTGCCTTCAACAACTACGAGGTGCAGCAGGGCTGCGCCATCGTGGTCTGCAAGAGCACGGAGAAGTGCGAGCTGAGCATGGACGGCCTGGCCGCCTCGGTGAGCCGGCGGGAGCTGGAGGCCGTGCTGCGGCAGGTCACGGAGGGAttcctcagcatcaccctgtaTGCCAGCCCCTGCAAAAAACGGGCCCAGCTTGCTGTGCTGAGGTACAGCTCGCACCAGGCTGCTGCCATGGCCAAGAAGACCCTGATGGAGG GGAGCACAAGGCTCAGCGGGTTGGAGGTAAGGGTGGACTGGCTGAACCCCAGTCTGAAGCAGAAGCTGCAGTCGGGCGAGGAGAAGCCGCCGTCCAGCCGGGTGCAAGGGGGCAAGCGCCTGGGGGTCCCCAAGCCAGCTCCCCTGCCCCCGGTGCTGCGCGACGCGCTGGACTGCCTGAACGCCCTGTGCCAGAGGCGGTACCTGGGCGCCCCCCTCTTCCTCACCAAGTGCATCCAGGCGAACCCCAACGGGTGGCTGCGGTTCTGGTGCCGGGTGGTGATCCCGGGGTGCCCGGTGCCTTTCAGTGGGTTCACGTGGGTCCGTCCGGCTGGACCAGGCAGGAGCGGCCATGAGGAGGCGAAGGTGGCGGTGGCTCTGCAGGTTCTCCGGCTGCTAGGTGAGTCCTTGCAGGGCGTCCGTGCCAACCCCCTGCCTTTCCCAAAGTCTTGGAGCTTCTCCTGGGAGCGCGAAGCGGCGGTACgtctggggttggggggggggacccagcctggcagggctgaATCACTGTcaccccttgccccccccccccccccgccagtgtGGCCCCGGTGGCTCTGA
- the DND1 gene encoding dead end protein homolog 1 isoform X2, whose protein sequence is MWTNSINQANKMALLTWTKETGIDLVQVNGQRRYGAPPPGWVGDPPPAGTEVFIGKLPQDMYENVLIPLFQSVGKLYEFRLMMTFSGLNRGFAYAKYSNRRGAKEAIAAFNNYEVQQGCAIVVCKSTEKCELSMDGLAASVSRRELEAVLRQVTEGFLSITLYASPCKKRAQLAVLRYSSHQAAAMAKKTLMEGSTRLSGLEVRVDWLNPSLKQKLQSGEEKPPSSRVQGGKRLGVPKPAPLPPVLRDALDCLNALCQRRYLGAPLFLTKCIQANPNGWLRFWCRVVIPGCPVPFSGFTWVRPAGPGRSGHEEAKVAVALQVLRLLGCPLT, encoded by the exons ATGTGGACCAACAGCATCAACCAGGCCAATAAGATGGCGCTGCTTACCTGGACAAAAGAAACCGGCATCGACCTGGTGCAGGTCAATGGGCAGAGGCGAtacggtgccccccccccag GCTGGGTGGGCGACCCGCCGCCGGCCGGCACAGAGGTGTTCATCGGGAAGCTGCCGCAGGACATGTACGAGAACGTGTTGATCCCGCTCTTCCAGAGCGTGGGGAAGCTCTACGAGTTTCGCCTCATGATGACCTTCAGTGGGCTCAACCGGGGCTTTGCCTACGCCAAGTACAGCaaccggcgcggcgccaaggagGCCATTGCTGCCTTCAACAACTACGAGGTGCAGCAGGGCTGCGCCATCGTGGTCTGCAAGAGCACGGAGAAGTGCGAGCTGAGCATGGACGGCCTGGCCGCCTCGGTGAGCCGGCGGGAGCTGGAGGCCGTGCTGCGGCAGGTCACGGAGGGAttcctcagcatcaccctgtaTGCCAGCCCCTGCAAAAAACGGGCCCAGCTTGCTGTGCTGAGGTACAGCTCGCACCAGGCTGCTGCCATGGCCAAGAAGACCCTGATGGAGG GGAGCACAAGGCTCAGCGGGTTGGAGGTAAGGGTGGACTGGCTGAACCCCAGTCTGAAGCAGAAGCTGCAGTCGGGCGAGGAGAAGCCGCCGTCCAGCCGGGTGCAAGGGGGCAAGCGCCTGGGGGTCCCCAAGCCAGCTCCCCTGCCCCCGGTGCTGCGCGACGCGCTGGACTGCCTGAACGCCCTGTGCCAGAGGCGGTACCTGGGCGCCCCCCTCTTCCTCACCAAGTGCATCCAGGCGAACCCCAACGGGTGGCTGCGGTTCTGGTGCCGGGTGGTGATCCCGGGGTGCCCGGTGCCTTTCAGTGGGTTCACGTGGGTCCGTCCGGCTGGACCAGGCAGGAGCGGCCATGAGGAGGCGAAGGTGGCGGTGGCTCTGCAGGTTCTCCGGCTGCTAG GGTGCCCGCTGACGTAG
- the WDR55 gene encoding WD repeat-containing protein 55 isoform X2 produces MSTCTRTPARKGRTGSSGRRDITSSRAGTWPSPRTGRDKSIHVLTVEEGRLETRFPKAHGSALNCVLPIDTHLFATGDDDGGLKVWDLRKGDAVLEARQQEEYISAMAVDGNGKILLTASGDGTLGVFNVKRRRFDLLSEPQNGDLTSVVLLKRGKKVACGSSEGTIYLFNWDGFGAASDRFALRAESVDCMVPITDSIVCVGSLDGVIRAVNVLPNRVLGCVGQHVGEPIEQLAVAPGGQLLASCAHDQKVKFWDISALGGLVVDDYRKKKKKGVPLRALSGKAAGSGADFFADLRDEAEPEAAAGSDSDDSD; encoded by the exons ATGTCTACCT GTACTCGTACTCCTGCACGCAAGGGGAGAACCGGCAGCTCTGGTCGTCGGGACATCACCTCAAGTCGTGCCGGGACGTGGCCTTCTCCCAGGACGGGCAGA GATAAATCCATCCACGTCTTGACGGTGGAGGAGGGACGGCTGGAAACACGCTTCCCCAAGGCCCACGG CTCGGCCCTCAACTGCGTGCTGCCCATCGACACCCACCTCTTCGCCACGGGCGACGACGACGGGGGGCTGAAGGTGTGGGACCTGCGCAAAGGGGACGCCGTCTTGGAGGCCCGGCAGCAGGAGGAGTACATCAGCGCCATGGCCGTGGACGGGAACGGGAAGATCCTGCTGACCGCCAG CGGCGACGGCACCCTGGGCGTCTTCAACGTGAAGAGGCGGCGCTTTGACCTGCTCTCGGAGCCGCAGAACGGGGACCTGACATCTGTCGTGCTGCTGAAG AGAGGGAAGAAAGTGGCGTGTGGCTCCAGTGAAGGCACCATCTACCTCTTCAACTGGGACGGCTTCGGGGCCGCCAGCGACCGCTTCGCTCTGAGGGCCGAGTCCGTTGACTGCATGGTCCCCATCACAGACAGCATCGTATGCGTGGGGTCCCTGGACGGAGTCATCAG ggCGGTGAATGTCCTGCCCAACCGGGTGCTGGGCTGCGTCGGGCAGCACGTGGGGGAGCCCATCGAGCAACTGGCGGTGGCCCCGGGGGGGCAGCTCTTGGCCAGCTGCGCCCATGACCAGAAGGTGAAGTTCTGGGACATCTCggccctgggggggctggtggtggACGACTACcgcaagaagaagaagaagggggtgCCGCTGCGGGCTCTCAGCGgcaaggcggcgggcagcggggccgatTTCTTCGCCGACCTGCGGGACGAGGCCGAGCCGGAGGCAGCAGCGGGGAGCGACAGCGACGACAGTGACTGA
- the WDR55 gene encoding WD repeat-containing protein 55 isoform X1 has translation MAAPGEVCGRGGSAAPASPAPPSPSQGCSEPRLRDTPEDICFEATANAIALHPARPLLAAGDVDGDVYLYSYSCTQGENRQLWSSGHHLKSCRDVAFSQDGQKLLTVSKDKSIHVLTVEEGRLETRFPKAHGSALNCVLPIDTHLFATGDDDGGLKVWDLRKGDAVLEARQQEEYISAMAVDGNGKILLTASGDGTLGVFNVKRRRFDLLSEPQNGDLTSVVLLKRGKKVACGSSEGTIYLFNWDGFGAASDRFALRAESVDCMVPITDSIVCVGSLDGVIRAVNVLPNRVLGCVGQHVGEPIEQLAVAPGGQLLASCAHDQKVKFWDISALGGLVVDDYRKKKKKGVPLRALSGKAAGSGADFFADLRDEAEPEAAAGSDSDDSD, from the exons ATGGCGGCGCCGGGGGAGGTGTGCGGGCGTGGGGGCAGCGCGGCCCCGGCCTCACCGGCCCCGCCGtccccctcccagggctgctcGGAGCCGCGGCTGCGGGACACCCCCGAGGACATCTGCTTCGAGGCGACGGCCAACGCCATCGCCCTGCACCCAGCCCGGCCCCTGCTGGCGGCGGGGGACGTGGACGGCGATGTCTACCT GTACTCGTACTCCTGCACGCAAGGGGAGAACCGGCAGCTCTGGTCGTCGGGACATCACCTCAAGTCGTGCCGGGACGTGGCCTTCTCCCAGGACGGGCAGA AGCTCCTCACTGTGTCCAAGGATAAATCCATCCACGTCTTGACGGTGGAGGAGGGACGGCTGGAAACACGCTTCCCCAAGGCCCACGG CTCGGCCCTCAACTGCGTGCTGCCCATCGACACCCACCTCTTCGCCACGGGCGACGACGACGGGGGGCTGAAGGTGTGGGACCTGCGCAAAGGGGACGCCGTCTTGGAGGCCCGGCAGCAGGAGGAGTACATCAGCGCCATGGCCGTGGACGGGAACGGGAAGATCCTGCTGACCGCCAG CGGCGACGGCACCCTGGGCGTCTTCAACGTGAAGAGGCGGCGCTTTGACCTGCTCTCGGAGCCGCAGAACGGGGACCTGACATCTGTCGTGCTGCTGAAG AGAGGGAAGAAAGTGGCGTGTGGCTCCAGTGAAGGCACCATCTACCTCTTCAACTGGGACGGCTTCGGGGCCGCCAGCGACCGCTTCGCTCTGAGGGCCGAGTCCGTTGACTGCATGGTCCCCATCACAGACAGCATCGTATGCGTGGGGTCCCTGGACGGAGTCATCAG ggCGGTGAATGTCCTGCCCAACCGGGTGCTGGGCTGCGTCGGGCAGCACGTGGGGGAGCCCATCGAGCAACTGGCGGTGGCCCCGGGGGGGCAGCTCTTGGCCAGCTGCGCCCATGACCAGAAGGTGAAGTTCTGGGACATCTCggccctgggggggctggtggtggACGACTACcgcaagaagaagaagaagggggtgCCGCTGCGGGCTCTCAGCGgcaaggcggcgggcagcggggccgatTTCTTCGCCGACCTGCGGGACGAGGCCGAGCCGGAGGCAGCAGCGGGGAGCGACAGCGACGACAGTGACTGA